The following is a genomic window from Pseudomonas purpurea.
CTGGAAGAAGACAACCCGGGCCTGAGCGTCAAGCTCAGCTACGACGTCAACCAGGACATCGCCGCGCCTTACATCAAAAAAGGCATTCGCCCACAGGTTGCCGTGCTGCGTGAGCAGGGCGTCAACGGTCAGGTGGAAATGGCGGCCGCGTTCGACCGCGCCGGTTTCAACGCGATCGACGTGCACATGAGCGACATTCTGGCCGGCCGTGTTGACCTGAACGAGTTCAAAGGTCTGGTGGCGTGCGGCGGTTTCTCCTACGGCGACGTACTGGGTGCCGGTGAAGGCTGGGCCAAATCGGCCCTGTTCAACAGCCGCGCTCGCGATGCGTTCCAGGGTTTCTTCGAGCGTACCGACAGTTTCACCCTTGGCGTGTGCAACGGTTGCCAGATGATGTCCAACCTGCACGAGCTGATCCCGGGCAGCGAGTTCTGGCCGCACTTCGTGCGTAACCGCTCCGAGCAGTTTGAAGCCCGCGTGGCCATGGTTCAGGTTCAGGAGTCGAACTCGATCTTCCTGCAAGGCATGGCCGGTTCGCGCATGCCAATCGCCATCGCGCACGGTGAAGGTCATGCCGAGTTCGAAAGCGAAGAAGCGTTGCTGGAAGCCGATCTGTCGGGTTGCGTGGCGATGCGTTTCGTCGACAACCACGGCAAGGTCACCGAGCGTTACCCGGCCAACCCGAACGGTTCGCCGCGCGGGATCACCGGCCTGACCAGCCGTGACGGTCGTGTGACCATCATGATGCCGCACCCGGAGCGGGTATTCCGCGCGGTGCAGAACTCATGGCGTTCGGAAGACTGGAACGAAGACGCACCTTGGATGCGTATGTTCCGTAACGCTCGTGTGTGGGTGAACTAAGCGCTGTGTACAAGCTCAGCTTTTTTGTTCCTCAGAGCCATGTTGAGGTGGTCAAGCAGGCTGTGTTCGCTGCCGGTGGTGGGCGAATCGGTTTGTATGACCACTGTGCGTGGCAGGTGCTCGGGTTGGGTCAGTTTCGTCCTTTGGACGGCAGTCAGCCGTTTATTGGGGAGGCGGGCCAGGTCGAGCAGGTGGAGGAGTGGAAGGTTGAGCTGGTGGTCAGCGATGAGTTGATTCGTGCTGTGGTGATGGCGCTGAAGCAGAGCCATCCCTATGAGACACCGGCTTACGAGGTGTGGCGGTTGGAGGATTTCTGATCTTCCCGCCGTTGAAATGAGAAACCCGCAGAACCGTTATTGGTTCTGCGGGTTTTTTTATGGCGAGGTGGCCTGACAGCCGACTTATATATTGCAGTGGGAAAATCCATTGGCTGCTTAGAGGCCTTACCGCTGGCGAAAGGTTCTCCTGCTGTTTACTCTGCGTAGAGCCATTACAAGCACAGCTGCACCGCACCAGATCAGTATTTGAGGTTCAAAAATGGAAATTACCGGACGTAATCACTCCTCGAGTCAATACGAGCACGGCGCTGGGACAGGCTTTGATTTCGATGTTCAAGTCCGTCGAAGCGGAGTTGGAGCTTGAAGGCGCAGAGTCAGGGGCGGTCAAAGTCATCGTGTTCGGTGGGTGCGCAGTTCACCTCTACACAAATCATCGTGTTTCCACAGACGTTGATGCCGAGATTTATTACGCTAATGTCCCTGAAGGCCTCCACCTTCAAACCTTGCTTGCAGAGGTTCCTGAGCAATTTCTCGATGAGCGATCCGGTCGATTGATGGAGTTGAACTACGATCTTCAATACAACACAAGCTTTGGTCCCATTCACGAGGACTACTGGGAGCGGAGTCTTCCTCTTGTAGAGTTCCCAGTTGAGTCTCCGCTGCACCTCCATATTGCTGCGCCTATCGATATTGCAATCTCCAAATTGGGTAGAGCCACGGATCAGGACATTAGCGATATCATGGCGCTGCTCAGGGCTGGCTTCATACTGACCGCCGAGCTCCGTCGACTGGCATTGCAGGCGATTGATGTGTATGTTGGCAACAAAGAGCCACCAACATCCGTTCTTACGAATATTTTGCAGGACTACTTGGAGAATATAGATGGCGAAGCCTCTTAACGGCCACGTCCTCTCATCC
Proteins encoded in this region:
- a CDS encoding YqfO family protein — protein: MYKLSFFVPQSHVEVVKQAVFAAGGGRIGLYDHCAWQVLGLGQFRPLDGSQPFIGEAGQVEQVEEWKVELVVSDELIRAVVMALKQSHPYETPAYEVWRLEDF
- a CDS encoding DUF6036 family nucleotidyltransferase; its protein translation is MFKSVEAELELEGAESGAVKVIVFGGCAVHLYTNHRVSTDVDAEIYYANVPEGLHLQTLLAEVPEQFLDERSGRLMELNYDLQYNTSFGPIHEDYWERSLPLVEFPVESPLHLHIAAPIDIAISKLGRATDQDISDIMALLRAGFILTAELRRLALQAIDVYVGNKEPPTSVLTNILQDYLENIDGEAS